TCGGAACTGGTGGTATCTCGCCGCTCGTGCGAGCGATTCCGCCGGCACTCGAGGGAATTGGCGCGCGGTTGACCGGGACGGCAGTCGGCTTCATTTTTGCCGTCGGTGAAATTGGTGGCTTCTTCGGTCCGGTGCTCATCGGCGTGCTCCACGACGTGACGGACTCGTACGTTCCCGGTTTTGGCCTGCTCGCAGCGGGTGGGTTGGTCGTGGTGCTCGCCGGAACAGCACTCGTGTCGCTCGAGGAGTGAGCCGAGATTGAGTGCTATCAGAGCTACCCGTGACTCTCACCACGCCGGTCGAGGCCCCCGTCGTTCAGACTGAAAGTCTGCGTGCTGGGCGTACGCTGGTGGCAGTCGAGGGGAGAGTTTTCACTCCAGAGTACGTACCGACTGCTATGGCGGTATACGAACGCCAGACTCGAGTGCGCGCTCCACTCGAAGATGTCTGGGAGTTTCACTCGAACGTCTCCGGTCTCGAGACGCTGACACCCGATTGGCTCGGCTTGCGCGTTGAGTCTGTCGTCGGCCCTGATGGCGAGCCAGATCCTGCCGTCCTCGAGGCAGGGTCGACGATTTCGCTTTCGTTGCAGCCCTTCGGGGTTGGCCTGCGCCAACACTGGACCTCGGTAATTCGCGTCCGCGAACGAACCAACGGGACAGCGTACTTCCGCGATACGATGGCCGACGGACCGTTCAAGACGTGGATTCACACGCACGTCTTCTATGCTGATGGCGACGAGACGATCCTTCGGGACCACGTCGAATACGAACTGCTGGGGCCACTCGATGGAGTCACTGCACCGTTCTCCATGCTCGGCTTTGAGGCCATGTTTCGCAACCGCCACCAACAAACAAAGGCTGTACTCGAGTGAGGGCGGTTTTCGGAACACGTTTGCAGGCGACGCCGCGTTGAACGAACGTGAGTCGGACTGATCTCGAGACGACGCCATACGCGGCGCTCGTGTTTGCGGTACTGGCTGCAAGTACGAGCGCGATTTTGGTCCGCTGGAGTCATGCGCCGAGTTCAGTTGCGGCGCTGTACCGCGTCGTCTTCACCATCGCACTTATCGCACCCATTGCCTTCTTTCGCTACCGCGATGCGTTCGGACAACTCTCGAGGCGAGATTTCGGATTCGCAGCCATTGCCGGGGTTGCACTGGCCATCCACTTTGCGGCCTGGTTCGAGAGCCTCAACTACACGAGCGTGGCCGCGAGTGTGACGCTTGTCCAGACACAGCCGCTGTTTGTCGCACTCGGTGCCGCGCTGGTCCTCAACGAGCGCGTCTCCCGCACGGCTGTGTTTGGAATCGTTGTCGCCATCGTCGGCGCTGGCGCGATGTCTTTTGGCGATGCCGGACAGGCACCGCTGGCGGATGCAACCTTCTATGGGAACGCGCTGGCGCTGCTTGGTGCGATTACCGTCGCCGGGTACGTCCTCGCCGGCCGGTCTATCCGCCAGCGCGTCTCACTGGTTCCGTACGTGACGGTTGTCTACACGGCGTGTGCGGCGACCTTATTCGTCCTCGTCGGTGTGCAAGGCCACGACTACGTCGCCTATCCAGCCCACGAGTGGCTGCTCTTTCTCGCCATGGCGATCGGCCCCGGCGTCTTCGGGCACACGGTTATCAACTGGGTCTTGAAACATCTCGAGTCAGTTGTCGTCAGCGTCGCCTGGCTCGGTGAACCCGTTGGTGCGACGATTCTCGCACTGGTCTTGCTTGAGGAGATTCCGGACGCCGTTACGGTGGTTGGCGGACTCGTCGTCCTCGCAGGTATCTACATTACGACGATTGAGCGCGAGCGCCGGACCAGCGCGACAGCGCAGTGAGCGGTCTTTTCTGGCCCTCTCGAGTGCCATGAGCCTATTCGTCGATGTCACCGTCGGCTGCTGTGTCCGTCTCTGGCTCGTGTACTGTGCGCTGGTCGGTCTCCTCGTCTGCGCGACGCTCGTCATCGGCCCCCTCGGCCGACGTATCCGTCTCGGGTTCGTGTCCCGTGCGCTGGTCGGCATCCCCATCTGAGCGGCTCTCATCATCAGCCGCGTCGTCCATCAGTTCCGTTGGATCGACCTCGAGGTCGGTGCGTGAGTCTGTCCCTGTCTCTCGCTCGCCGGTGTCGCCACCTGGAGCGCGCTCGTCGGTCGTCTTCTCGAGCGGGTCCTGCCGCTCGGGATCGGTCGTGTTCGACTCGTCGATTTCACCCATCGGGTCGACCTCCTGCGTCGGTTCCGGATCGGCAGCAGTGTGGCGGTCAGCGTCGTCTCGGCGCTCGGTGTCGTCGTCCCGCGCAGCCGCGTCTGAAATCGGCTCGTCGACGGAGTCCGTTCCGACCCCACGGTCGGACTGGCCAGCGTCGATCTCGGGATCGGTCACCGTCGATCCGACTGGCTCGCCGGGAGTGTACTCGTCGTCGTCTCGATCCGCCGTTGACCGATCGTCGTGGTCGAGATCGTCGCCTGGGTCTGCCCGCGAGGTGACTGCCTCGGCTGGTGCTGCCGCCTCGAGTTGGATCGTGTCTGCCGTGTTATTCGCGACGGCGTCCCCGGCGACCGGGATGGTGTCGTCGGCGCTGCCGTCCCAGTCGAACACGGCCGCGATCGTGTTGATCATCCCCGGTTCGGGGTCGACGAATGCAGTCTCGTGCTCAATTTCTGCGACGACGCCGATTGTGTCGCCGTCGGCACTTTCGACACGCTTTCCGATATCGTCGTCAGTGAACGTCGGGCACATATGCGTGCCTCGAGTCTGCTGACAGAAGTGTTCGTGCCTGCAACGGCCGGGATGTCATCCGACCGCGAACAACCGACGCTCTCGAGTCCGTCAGCAATCTGGAAGTGGATTGTGTCTGCGTGGTTCACTTACGCTTCGTGATCGCCAGCAATGGCCGAGCGCGTGCCATTGCTGGTCGTTGTCTCCGTCGAATCGCGGCCATCGGTCAGCGTCACGTGAACCTCCTCGGGCGTCCACCCGCTCGCACGGTCGATGCGAACGAGTCGGGCCTGTGGAGCCAGATCGTCGGTCAGACCTTGACGCCGGATACAGACGTAGCACTGAACCGCTGCCTCCGCGGCAACGGTGTGCGTGACCGCCGCTTCGGTCGACTGGCCAGACGAGCCAACCACGAGGCCAACGATGATCGACTCGTCGAAATCCGTCTCCTCGAGAAACGCCTGTTCGTCCGCAGGTCGATCCGGATCAAGTCCCCGTTCCTCGATGATGCGTTCCGGTGGCTCAAACCGCTCGAGGTGGGCCGGTTCAGTCGCCAGTATCGCGCCGGGCTGGGACCACCAGCCGCCGACGGTGGAAAACGAGCGGCTCTCGAACTCGAGGCGGTCGGCACTGAACGATGGGCGAGCGCAGACTGCTGGCCCGGAGACGGTACAGCCAGCGAGCATCGTACTGCCGAGCGTTGCGAGGAGGGCACGGCGTCGCATGCCACAGGCTCTCGTCGCCATTGCCTAAGGTGTTGCTCGCCCGGTTGTCGCAACCGCGGCGTTCTTGCTCACTCGCTTGCATCGACGCCGGGCGGTGCGTTCATTGTGCCAGCCGACACAGCAGACGTATGCACGTCGTCGTCAACGCCGCCATGAGCGCGGACGGAAAGCTCTCCTCGAGACGCCGCGAACAGATCGCGATCAGCGGTGAGTCGGATTTCGAGCGCGTCGACCGTTTGCGGGCCGACAGCGATGCCGTCGTCGTCGGCGTTGGGACTGTGCTCGCCGACGATCCACGGCTGACCGTCAAAGACGAGACGTTGCGAGAGCGACGAGTCGAGCGTGGTGACCCCGAAAATCCCGCCCGCGTCGTTATCGACTCGAAGGCACGAACGCCGGCTGACGCCGAAATCGTCAACGACGACGCCGAGACGTACGTCTGCGTGAGCGAGGCTGCACCCGTTGGACGACGGATGGACCTCGCTGATCGTGCAGAACTCGTGACTGCGGGCGACGACCGCGTTGATCTCCTGCGCGCGTTCGCCGCGCTTCAGGCTGCCGGCCTCGAGCGGATCATGGTCGAAGGCGGCGGCGAACTCATCTTCTCGCTGTTCGAAAACGGGCTGGTCGACGAACTCCGCGTGTTCGTCGGTCCGAAGATCATCGGCGGCCGAGAGGCACCGACGCTGGCCGACGGCGACGGATTTGTCGCTGACTTTCCGACGCTCGAACTCGAGACACTCGAGCGACTCGACGACGGCGCGCTGTTAGTCTGGAACGCGTAACGAGAATACGAGTTAATTTTGACAGTCACATAGCGACAGATTAATACGACGTTTTCGCGACGTTGTCGACAGATGCCGACAACAGGACCGACTCATGACGTATCGATCCGCGGCGTACTCCCGCCGACGATAACTGCCTACACCGCTGACGAAGAACTCGACCTCGAGGCAACGGCGGCTCACGCCCGATTCGTCGTTGACCGGGGCGTCCACGGGGTGTTCCCGCTCGGAACGAACGGCGAGTTCCCGATGCTCAAGCCTGACGAGCGCGCAGCGGTTATCGGAGCCGTCGTCGACGAAGTGGGCGACGAAGTGCCGGTGATCGCCGGTGTCAGCGCCCCAAGCACCCGAAACACCGTCTCGTATGCTCTCGATGCGGAGGCAAGCGGTGCAGATGCCGTCGTCGTCGGTATTCCCTACTACTACCCAATCGATAGCGCGGCCATCGTCGAACACTACGAGGAAGTCACCGACGCGGTTGACATCCCGGTCTACATCTATCACTTCCCAGCGCGGATGGGCAACAAACTCGAGTTAGAGACGCTCGACCGGATCGCCGCGATCGACGGCATCGTCGGTGTCAAAGACTCGAGTGGCGATGTGGCGTGGCTCGGTCAGGCTATCGACCAGAACCCGGACCTGACGTACCTTGCTGGCCTCGACTCGCTGTTGTTCGCCGAACTCGAGATTGGCTGTACGGGTCTCGTCAGCGCCGTCTCGAACATCTTCCCGGAACTTACCGTTGACCTCTATGAGTCCTATGTCGAGGGCGAGGAGGCACACGCTCGAGAACTCCAGAGCACCGTCTTCGATATCTGGAAGGCAGTCGACCGCGGCCCCTACCTCGGCGGCGTGAAGTCCGCACTCGACTTGCATCCCGAGGTCGAGTTCGACCCCGGTCCAATGCGTCGGCCGCTCCAGCGCATGAGCGACCGGGAAGAGGTCCAACTCGAGCGAACACTGCGGACGCTCGATCTGATCTAAGAGAGTCATCCGTCATCCCTTTCCTCGCTCACCCCCTAGGGCGGGTATGGAACACGCAACGTTCGGCGGCGGCTGTTTCTGGTGTGTCGAAGCCGCGTTCAAGGAACTCGAGGGAGTCAACACGGTTACGTCCGGCTACGCTGGCGGTCACGTCGAAAACCCGACCTACGAAGCAGTCTGTGCAGAGTCGACCGGCCACGCTGAGGTTGTCCAGATTGAGTACGACCCAGCCGAGATCACCTATCCAGACCTGCTCGAGGTCTTCTTTACGATTCACGACCCAACGACGAAAGACCGCGAGGGACCCGACGTTGGCTCGCAGTATCGCTCGGCGATTTACACCCACGACCGCGACCAACTCGAGACCGCAACCCAGTTCGTCGACGCCCTCGAGAACGATGGACTGTACGAGGGGATTGTGACGGAAATCGAGCCACTCGAGCGGTTCTACGAGGCGGAAGCGTATCATCAGGACTACTTCGAAAAGAATCCAAACGATGCGTATTGTACGATGCACGCGGCTCCGAAAGTCGAGAAAGTGCGCGAGCAGTTCAGCGAGAACGCGCCAACGAGTACGTAACTGCATGCGTTTGCTGTTTGAGTGAGACGTCCAACACCGCGAGCGACGATTCGGAGCGAGCGGGCTTTTTCATCGAAGTTTTTGCACGAGGGTGAGCGAGTCCAGCGAGCGAACCCGAGGTGGAAAAAGTTCGGATTGCGTGCTGTACGATGCATGCTGCGCCGAAAGTGGAGAAAGTTCGGGCGCAGTTCGGCGAGAACGCGCCGACGAGTACGTAACTGCGTGTGTTCGCTGTCTGAGTGAGTTGTCCAACAGCCGCGAGCGACGACCCGGAGCGAGCGGACTTTTTCATCGAAGTTTTTGCACGAGGGTGAGCGAGTCCAGCGAGCGAACCCGAGGTGGAAAAAGTTCGGATTGCGTGCTGTACGATGCACGCCGCACCGAAAGTGGAGAAAGTTCGGGCGCAGTTCGGCGAGAACGTGACTCCTGAACAGTAACGGAGTGTGTTCACGTTCCGGCTGTTGACAGTTCGTTACGACGAGTTTGCCGATGAACCGGGATTGTCGAGATCGTCTGATTCCTCGTCGGCAGCCGACTCGAGGTCGGTATCGAAGACGAACGAATCGAACTCGCCGTCGGACTCGAGGACGACGGTTTCGCCCGCAGTCACCGACTCACCGGGCGCAACGGCAATGTCATCGATGTCGACCGTCGGTGGAAAGAGCAGGTCGACGCGGCTTCCAAAGGCAATGTGGCCCAGTCGGTCGCCGCGCTCGAGGTCGTCGCCGGGTTCGGTGTAGGGAAAGATTCGGCGAGCGAACGCACCGGCGATGAGGGTGACGGTGGCGTTGCTGGGTTCGTCAGTTGTGGGAAGCTGGTCGGAGTCGATCTCGAGGGAGACGTGGACGCGTTCGTTTCGGTCCGACTCTTTGGAAAAGGCGGGTTTGTGGGCACCAGAGACGTGCTCGACATCGGTGACGTGACCGCCAAAGGGCGCGCGGATGACGTGGACGTGCCAGACGTTCATGAAGACGCCGAGGCGGACGCGGTCACCCTCTTTGCGTAAGACGGAGACTTTTCCGTCGGCTGGTGAGACGACACCGGTTGGCGGCGCTCTGCGGTCTGGATCTCGAAAGAACGCGAGGACACCGAGGCCGACTGCGAGCGAGAGCACGGCCGCCGTCGCGCTGATGACGAGCGCGAACGGGGCGGCCACCAGTGGGAGCAGGGCGTACTTCCAGCCCCCCGGAGCGATGTTCATAGCTGTCCCCACGCGCGCGACTCGTATGGCCGTTACGGACGGCTATGGGCGACCAACTGCCAGGCTGGGCTACCTGTGTGCTTCGATTGCCAGTCGAATCCGGTTCGCAAAGACGTTCATCTCTCCCGTTGCGTGATTGCTCTTACTCACGAACGCCGTTACTCCCGCCTCGAGTGCGTCTTCGACGAGTGGCTCGAGGGGATTGCCGGTAAAGAGAATAAATGGAATATCTGGCATGCCGGGTGTTGCGTCGCCGTTGATCGAGGCCGCAAGGTCGAGGCCGCTTTCTTCGAGCAGTTCGTAACTCGAGATCAGACAGTCGTAGCCCGTTTCCTCGAGGGCGGATCGAGCCTCCGGTGCGGTGGCGACAGTTTCGACGTCGAACCCGTGTACTGTCTGTAACGTATCACTGACGTGGGTGGTGAGGAAGTCACTGTCTTCGACGAGGAGAACGGTGTACGATGACATAGACAGATAACGGAATCAGGATACGATAAATGATTTGGCACCACGGCCGGAACGCCTATACGTCTTCGTCAATCGCTGTGGCGGCTGGAAGGGTAAACGAGACGGTGGTCCCATCACCGGGCGCTGACTCGATCCAGATGCGCCCGTCGTGGCGCTCGACGATCCGTCGACAGAGTGCAAGCCCGATGCCTGTGCCGTCGTACTCCTCGCGACTGTGCAGTCGCTGAAAGACCTGAAACACGCGATCCGTTTCCGCTGGATCGATACCGATACCGTTGTCGACAACCGAAACCGTCCACGACTGTCCGTCTCGAGTGGCAGAGACGGCTATTTCCGGTGGACCCTCGCCGCTGTATTCGATGGCATTCGACAGCAGGTTTTGGAACAACTGTCGCAACTGACTGGCATCGCCGTAGACAGTCGGCAATGACTCAGCCGTAATCTCGGCGCTCGAGTCTTCGATTTTCATTTGGAGATCCATCATGACGTCGTCGAAGACGGTGTCGAGGTCGACGGACTCGAACGACGCTCCCTGGGTATCGATTCGGGAGTACTCGAGCAAGCCATCGATCATCGCTCGCATCCGCTCGGCCCCATCGACCGCGTAGCCGATGAACTCCTCGGCCTCTTCGTCGAGCGCCGTCGCGTACCGGTTTTCGATCAGTTGGAGGTAGCTCGTGACCATCCGCAGCGGTTCCTGGAGGTCGTGGCTGGCAGCGTAGGCGAACTGTTCTAAGCGCTCGTTCGAAGCCTCGAGTTCGTCGACGAGTTCGTTGAGACGACGCTCGTACTGTTGGCGTTCGATGCCAGTCGCAAGCACTGTTGCAGCGCTTACGACGAACTCGATGTCATGAGTTGCAAACTCGCGTTCACGCTCGTCGTACAGAGCCAGTACGCCCCATGGGTTGTCGTTCGGCCCAATCGTGACACCCATGGCGCTTTCGATGTTGCTGTCGGCGAGCACCGATGAGTACGCAGCTCTGTCGTCGGCTTCGAAGGATTCGACAACGACTGGGTCGTCCGACTGAAGCGTCCGCTCCGCCAACAGTGCAGGTTCAGTGCGAGAAATGCCCGTCGTCATTTCGTTCTCGAGCAGTGCAGGATCACAGCCAACGTCCGCACGGACAGTCAACGCGGAGTCATCCTCGGCTGGCGTCGTTGGCTCCACTTCGAACACGAGACAGCAGTCGATACCGAGTGCTGTCCCAACTATCTGGATCGCACTCTCGAGTAAGTCATCTGCGTCGGTGCTTTCGAGCGCCTGCTGGCCGAGGTAGTTGACGGCCTCGAGTTGAGTTACTTTCTCACGCAGCGCCCGTTCGGCGTCTTTCCGGGGTGAAATATCGCGAAAGAGACCGACGAAGTATCGATTCCCTTCGTACGTAAAGTCATTTAGGGACACGCCCAGTGGCACTTCGTGGCCTGCCTCGTGTTGGCCGGGAAGTTCAACATACGTCCAATCAAGATTTCGCTCGCCTGTTTGGAGGTACCGCTCGAGGGCGTCCAGATGGGGCTGTTGTAACCGAGGTGGGATGATCGTGACCTTGCTCGAGCCGACCAGTTCGTCGGGTGAGAAGCCAAGAATTCGTTCGACAGCAGGATTTGCGTACTGAATATTGCTGTCGGTATCGAGAACGATAATGCCATCTGGAAGCGCATCCGCCAGCGCCTCGAACGTTTTACCGTATGCGAGATCGGATGCGGATGTCGCTGCCGTTGATGTGTCCGATGGTTGCTCGATAATGCCGTCTATCACTGTTTTGCCGTTGTCGTCTGCAACGACGACATGAACGTCACAGGCGACCGGTGTGCCTGCAGCGGCTCGGACTGAAAGCGTCGTCGAGGCTGGATTCCCCTCGGCCCTCGTGAGCGCTATGAGTGCCTCGTCTTCGACAACAAGCCTCGAGAATGGGGTCTCGAGCAGATCGCTGTGATCGATGCCAACCAGCGCTGTGAATGCGTCGTTCGCGTCGATGATCGCTCCGTCGGTCGTCGTCCGAAAGCGGGCGATACCCGCCGCCGAAAGCAGGGACGCGTTCAGATCTGAATTCAAATTCGCCCCATGGGTCGACGGCGTGGACGACGAATCAGGGTCCATTGCATGGCCTTGGCCACTGCGTCGGATAAGGACTGCGACGTACTGGTAAACATCTCACTCCTCAACCATATGCGCTTACTGTGTGAACGGCGTACTCAGTCACGGTATCCGGACTATACTGATTCGTATATCAATCCCAAAATGATTGTGTTCGGGCGTATTCGCGCTCTTTCGAGAGAATATCTCGGTAGAACTCATCTTCGTTCTCCCGAAGCTTGTTGATGATCTGGGCGGCATTGTGCGGGCCGACTCCGCGGGCAGCCATCGCGATGACAGCTTGCTTGCCGTGGCTCTGGACCAGACTCGCTCCCCGATACGCACGCTCGGTCATCGCCGCTTGCTCGTCGTCCTTTTTGGCAGCGCGAACCGCCTGGACGACCTCCTCAGCCCATGGATTCAACGAGGCGATCCGCGTCGATCCACACTCGGGGCACTCTGGCTGATCGGCCACCCGCTTGACTTTCGTTTTTACCTTCCACTCCTGGCAGTGCGTACACAACAAGATAACACGGTCGTCTTGCAATCGCTCGCGAACCGTCTGAATTACGCTCGAGTCCGCGTTTTCGGGTGCGAGCAGTTCCTTCCCGCCCGAGGAGCGCCCGCCCTGGCCGACTGGTGTGCGACCGCGGTGAGTCACGAGGTCGATCTCGTCGGACTGAATGCCCTCGAGCACCGCACTCGCACGGTCGATATCCAGATCCTCATGGAACACCTCACGAACGGATTCCGCGTACATCGGCGTGTCCTCGAGAGCGGCAAGCAGGCGTTCGTTCGAGATTCGGCCCGATCCAGAACTTTGCCAGCGTTTGAGCGCGCCGAACTTCGCCGAGACCTGTGCGAGCCGAAACGCGAGCGCATCCGAGTTCTTGAGGCCGAGTTTGACAATCGCCTCGACGTGATCAGGATCGGTCTCTTCGAGCACCTCGAGTATGTCGCTGGTTGCAATCGAACTTGGCACCTCGAGTTCGATTCGGTAAGGGTCGGTCTCGAGTCCGACTGAAGACCCTGCCCGCTGGCCAAGCAGTGCGGAGAGCGTTCGCCCAAGCGTCTCGTTGGCCATGTGGCCGAGACAGGCGTTGATGACGACCGTTCGGCCCCGGCGCTCGAGGACGATCCGGTCGGCCGTCGGCATCGGGGACTCGCCGTCGATCTGGCGCTCGAGTTGTTCGCAAGCCTCGGTCAGTGTATACTCGTCGGCCGGATAGCGACCGGCGAATTCGCGTCCAACGCTGGCTGCATCCGCGCCCGCCTCAAACTGCGGTTCTGCAACAGCACGGATTTCGCCGACCTCACCTGCGACAGCGGCGGGAACGGGAATCTCCTGGCCGATCCAGGATGGCACCTCGCCTGCTGGGTCTTCGATAGGGCTGACCTTTACGCGTCCCTCCTCGTCGTCGATTTCCGCAATCCGCCACATCTCGCCGCGCTGGATGAACACCTCGCCGGGCTGGGCGAAGTTGACGACGAATCGCTCGTCTAAGGTCCCGATCTGGCCGCCCGAGGCGATGTCGTGGACGTCGTAGGTCTCCTCGTCGGGAATCATCGAGAGATTCGCGTAGACGTACTGCCAGGTGCCACCGGAGGTCTCGATGCGATTTTCGCCCTCGTCGTGCCACAGAATCCGGTTGCGACTCAGTTCGGAGACGACCTCGCGGAACGTCTCCTCGGTGAGGTCGCGAAACGGATACGCGCGAGTGATCGTGGCGTAGGCGTCCTGTATGTGTCTCGAGCCGCGGCTCTTGACGATGCCGGGGATCTGGTTTGCGACTACGTCCAGACTCCCCTCGTGAATCGCCGCGGGTTCGACCTCGCCTGCGCGGGCGCGGCGAGCAATCGCCAGCGCCTCGAAGGTGTCGTCCGGTCTGGTCGTGACGATCGTCCCGCTCGAGACCTCGTCGCGGCTGTGGCCGGCGCGTCCGATCCGCTGGAGCAAGCGCGTGACCTGTCGTGGACTCTTGTACTGGATCACGTGATCGACGCGGCCAACGTCGATGCCCAGTTCCATCGAGGAGGTACAGAGTAACCCGTCCAGTTGACCGGCCTTAAAACGATCCTCGACGTCTATTCGGGCCTCTTTCGAGAGCGAACCGTGATGAACACCGATCGGTAACTCGAGTTCGGTAAACCTCGAGCCGAGTGCCTCGGCTGTCTGGCGGGTGTTCACGAAGATCAGCGTTGATTCGTGCTTGTCGACGAGATCACGAATCACGCGAACGTGACTCGCGGTGTCGGGTTCGGTCATCAGTTTCCCGGCGAGTGTCTCGTCCTCGTCGGTGATCTCTGGCTTGTGGACGGTCACGTCGACGTTACTCCCGACGTCGATTTCTCGCACTTCGCAGGGCCGGCCACCCGAGAGGAATTGACCGACCTCACCGGGGTCACCGACCGTCGCCGAGAGACCGATGCGCTGGAACTCACCCGCCAGATCGTGCAGTCGCTCGAGACCGATGGCCAACTGCGCGCCGCGTTTTGAGGCGGCGAGTTCGTGGACTTCGTCGATCACGACGTGAGAGATGTCGGCCAGCCCCTTGCGCAGGCGCTCTCCCGTCAACATCGCCTGCAGTGTCTCTGGCGTCGTCACAAGCACGTCTGGTGGGTCCGTGGCCTGCTTACTGCGCTGGTAATCCGTGGTATCACCGTGGCGAACGTCGACCTCGAGATCTAAGTACTCGCCCCACCACTCGAGGCGTTCGCGCATGTCGCGGTTGAGCGCCCGCAGCGGTGTGATGTACAGGGCACCGAACCCCTCGGGTGGGCCAACGTCGGAGGAGACCGCCGACGGGGATCGCGTCGCTGCGCTCCGCTCGCCCGCCTCGGCGTCGTCGGTTGTC
The Natronolimnobius sp. AArcel1 genome window above contains:
- a CDS encoding DEAD/DEAH box helicase, whose protein sequence is MTDGDVAAFTHLGSTVRGALSERGFSTPTAPQRVAIPPLAAGNHTLVIAPTGSGKTETAMLPVFDHLVATDETTDDAEAGERSAATRSPSAVSSDVGPPEGFGALYITPLRALNRDMRERLEWWGEYLDLEVDVRHGDTTDYQRSKQATDPPDVLVTTPETLQAMLTGERLRKGLADISHVVIDEVHELAASKRGAQLAIGLERLHDLAGEFQRIGLSATVGDPGEVGQFLSGGRPCEVREIDVGSNVDVTVHKPEITDEDETLAGKLMTEPDTASHVRVIRDLVDKHESTLIFVNTRQTAEALGSRFTELELPIGVHHGSLSKEARIDVEDRFKAGQLDGLLCTSSMELGIDVGRVDHVIQYKSPRQVTRLLQRIGRAGHSRDEVSSGTIVTTRPDDTFEALAIARRARAGEVEPAAIHEGSLDVVANQIPGIVKSRGSRHIQDAYATITRAYPFRDLTEETFREVVSELSRNRILWHDEGENRIETSGGTWQYVYANLSMIPDEETYDVHDIASGGQIGTLDERFVVNFAQPGEVFIQRGEMWRIAEIDDEEGRVKVSPIEDPAGEVPSWIGQEIPVPAAVAGEVGEIRAVAEPQFEAGADAASVGREFAGRYPADEYTLTEACEQLERQIDGESPMPTADRIVLERRGRTVVINACLGHMANETLGRTLSALLGQRAGSSVGLETDPYRIELEVPSSIATSDILEVLEETDPDHVEAIVKLGLKNSDALAFRLAQVSAKFGALKRWQSSGSGRISNERLLAALEDTPMYAESVREVFHEDLDIDRASAVLEGIQSDEIDLVTHRGRTPVGQGGRSSGGKELLAPENADSSVIQTVRERLQDDRVILLCTHCQEWKVKTKVKRVADQPECPECGSTRIASLNPWAEEVVQAVRAAKKDDEQAAMTERAYRGASLVQSHGKQAVIAMAARGVGPHNAAQIINKLRENEDEFYRDILSKEREYARTQSFWD